The nucleotide sequence GGTATGTTTCCTCCACTACTCCTAACACACTAGCCAACATTCTGTCTAAGACCAAGGCCATCTCATTTTCAGGGTGCTTCCTGCagttctatttcttcttttcactGGGCACAACTGAATGTTTCCTCCTGTCAGTAATGGCTTATGATAGGTACCTGGCCATTTGCCGCCCTTTACATTACCCTGTCATCATGACTAGGAGACTTTGTTGCATTCTAGTCTCTTCGTGCTGGCTCATTGGATTCCTTGGGTACCCAATCCCTGTCTTTTCCATCTCCCAACTTCCCTTCTGTGGTTCTAATGTCATTGATCACTTCCTCTGTGACATGGAGCCATTGATGGCTTTGTCCTGTGCCCCAGCTCCTATTACCAAATTTGTACTTTATGTCCAAAAttcctttttcctgttttttacTCTAGCATACATTCTTCGGTCCTATATTTTGTTGCTCAGGGCTGTTTTTCAGGTTCCTTCTGCAGCTGGCCGGCGAAAGGCCTTCTCTACCTGTGGGTCTCATTTAGTTGTGGTGTCACTGTTCTATGGGACAGTAATGATAATGTACATGAGTCCTACATATGGCATTTCAACTTTGATGCATAAGATCCTTACACTTGTGTACTCTGCAATGACTCCTCTCTTGAATCCTCTGATTTATAGCCTTCGTAACAAGGACATGAAACTTGCTCTGAGGAAAGTTCTGATAGAAATGAGAATTGTCAAAACTATATGAGTCAAAGTTGTGTCATACTTACATgctctaataaaaaacaaactggaGATTTATCAAGATGTATCAATTCTTtcagttgtctttactctttttttttcattttttttgagacagagtctcatgtagccattgctagcctcaaactcactctctagccaaggatgaccttgtagAGATCTGATTTCTCTGCCTCCATATTCCAAGTCCTAGGATTACagctgtgtaccaccatgccaggctttgAAGTTGTTTTCCATATCCAGTGCTATTTTTCAAAGCTTAAATAATAAGTGATTCCTGTGTGAGATTGTCTCATACTCAGGTATCCATGGCTTTTCATTATACATATTATTCATCATTGTAATAAGATATTGACGTCAACTttgtttaaagatgtatttatattAGTATTTGCAAGATGAGAACTAAAAATACACTTCTGGTCCCAACACAGACattatattttctagaaataaaaatgatttggtTCAATTCCATTTCTAGAACTGGAAAAAGGGACATAATTTAGAATCTAgactaaaagaagaaagaagtgaaGCTTTTGTGAAATAATATGGACTTATCTTCAGAGAACTACTAGAACCATTTCCACATCTGGTGAGAGGCTCAGTAGCCCAGTGGCTTGCTATAAGCCTGATGATCTGTCTTCAGTCCACAGGGTGCATGCAGTGGCGAGGAGAGACCTATTGCTACAAGTTGTCTTTTCTCTTCCACCTCTGTCCAGTAGCATGTACTCCTCCATCATAATTAATTAGATGATATAACTTAAAAACACATTtcctaaaataaaatgtgtacttATTAACACCTTAAAAAGTAATTTGACATTAATTTAGAGGCAAATGGCATGAAAACTTGCCCTTAGCATGCTATCATGCCACACACAAGGGCCATGGGAAAAGTTAGCTGGGAGCCAGATGATGATCTAATAGTATCATCTggattttaatctatttttattattttcatttacagttatataacacattttattatggtttcccttcctccatctcctccaagATCATCCTTACTCCCCCACTGATTCTTATCACTTCTTTCTCACTTTTTTAATAAAGCAAATGaggaaaaaaagactaaaaaatagtcaaaagaaaaagcatgagAAATTATGTTAATAGGGTATCTATGGCTTTGAGATTTTGAAAGACTCATGCCATTTCTAGTATGCTTTATGTCTCCTGTTTATAGGTGGAGATGTAAACTCTTAgctgtgtagtggtttgaatatagTTGGTCCATTGGAAGTGGAAATAATAGGAGGTATGGcattattggaggaggtgtggtattgttagaggaagtatatcAATGTGAGGTTGGGCATTCAGGTTGTGTGCTCAGGCTTCTCCTAGTGTGGAAGAGTCCATGCCTGCAGAGGagagtctcttcctggctgcctctgGAAGCCATTCTCCTGTGTGCCTTCAAATCAAGATGTCGAACTtctagttccttctccagcaccatgtctgcctgcacactgccatgcttcccaccacaatGGCCTGGGCTGAAactttgaaactgtaaaccagcccaaTTATTGTTTCCCTTTATAAGATTGCCTTAGTCATGGAtgatggcatctcttcacagcaagtaaaccctaagtaagacagctATTCCATGTGTTAGCATGGTCATCATGGACCCTGTGGAGCCTAAGacaaattaaacacttttataTGTTTCCATGGTCATGGCATGTTTTCTTAGCAatggaaaagtaactaataaaaaggcctaataaatacagaaaagtgaaatcattctcttttttttgtctttttttattcgatatatattttatttacatttcaaatgatttccccttttctagccccccaatccccgaaagtcccataagcccccttctcttcccctgtcctcccacccaccccttcccacttccccgttctggttttgccctatacttcttcactgagtctttctagaacaaggggccactcctcctttcttcttgtacctcatttgatgtatggattatgtttggggtattccagttttctaggttaatatccacttattagtgagtgcataccatgagtcaccttttgagtctgggttacctcacttagtatgatgttttctagctccatccatttgcctaagagtttcatgaattcattgtttctaatggctgaatagtacttcattgtgtagataccacattttttgcatccactcttctgttgagggatacctgggttctttccagcatctggcaattataaatagggctactatgaacatagtagagcatgtatccttattacatggtggggaatcctctgggtatatgcccaggagtggtatagcaggatcttctggaagtgaggtgcccagttttcggaggaaccaccagactgatttccagagtggttgtaccaatttgcaaccccaccagcagtggaggagtgttcctctttctccacatcctctccaacacctgctgtctcctgaatttttttttattcgatataatttatttacatttcaaatgatttcccttttctagccccaccactccccgaaagtcccgtaagcccccttctcttcccctgtcctccctcccaccccttcccacttccccgttctggttttgccgaatactgtttcactgagtctttccagaaccaggggccactcctcctttcttcttgtacctcatttgatgtgtggattatgttttgggtattccagttttctaggttaatatccacttattagtgagtgcataccatgattcaccttttgagtctgggttacctcacttagtatgatattctctagctccatcaatttgcctaagaatttcatgaattcattgtttctaatggctgaatagtactccattgtgtagatataccacattttttgcatccactcttctgttgagggatacctgggttctttccagcatctggcaattataaatagggctgctatgaacatagtagaacatgtatccttattacctggtggggagtcttctgggtatatgcccaggagtggtatagcaggatcttctggaagtgaggtgcccagtttttggaggaaccgccagactgctttccagagtggttgtaccaatttgcaaccccaccagcagtggaggagtgttcctctttctccacaccctctccaacacctgctgtctcctgaatttttattcttagccattctgactggtgtaaggtgaaatctcagggttgttttgatttgcatttccctaatgactaatgaagttgagcattttttaagatgcttctccgccatccgaagttcttcaggtgagaattccctgtttaactctgtaccccattttttaatagggttgtttggttttctggagtctaacttcttaagttctttatacatattggatattagccctctatctgatgtaggattggtgaagatcttttcccaatttgttagttgccgatttgtccttttgatgtcctatttgtgttctgttcagaaattttctccctgtaccaatgtcctcaagggtcttccccagtttcttttctattagcttcagagtgtctggctttatgtggaggtccttgatccatttggatttgagcttagaacaaggcgataaagatggatcaattcgcattcttctgcatgctgacctccagttgaaccagcacc is from Apodemus sylvaticus chromosome 8, mApoSyl1.1, whole genome shotgun sequence and encodes:
- the LOC127690967 gene encoding olfactory receptor 11H4-like; its protein translation is MNRSATHVNEFVLLGFPGSWKIQIFLFMLFLVFYVLTLLGNGAIICAVRCDARLHTPMYFLLGNFAFLEIWYVSSTTPNTLANILSKTKAISFSGCFLQFYFFFSLGTTECFLLSVMAYDRYLAICRPLHYPVIMTRRLCCILVSSCWLIGFLGYPIPVFSISQLPFCGSNVIDHFLCDMEPLMALSCAPAPITKFVLYVQNSFFLFFTLAYILRSYILLLRAVFQVPSAAGRRKAFSTCGSHLVVVSLFYGTVMIMYMSPTYGISTLMHKILTLVYSAMTPLLNPLIYSLRNKDMKLALRKVLIEMRIVKTI